TGTCAGTAGTAAGAGTAGCTTCGATTTCACTTGCAGTAGTATTTGGTGCACTAGCCTTAACATAAGGAATATTTCCATCTCTAGTATATCCAGTTACTGTAATTACTGAAGCTAATGAATCAAAATCGCGTGTAATTTTATTATAAGCAATTTTAATATCTTGTAATTTTTCTGATATAATAGTGACTTTTTGAAGTTCTGCTATTGCTGCGTCTAAAGCAGTTTTCTCAGTTGCATCAGACTTTCCATTTTTAGCATCAAATGCTTTTTGCGCAGCATCTTTGTCTGTTACAAGTGTAGCTTTTAATGTTGCAACATTTCCTATTAAAGCATTTAAAATTGTTGGAGTTCTTGAAATTTCATTTAAATCAGATGCAGTGATTAGTGTAGCAGGAGTCGAAGCTTTATCTTTTAAATCATCAGTATCTAATTGAGTTTTAATTGCAACATAAGCGTATTTAATACTACTAACTTGCACTTTAAAATCTTGAAGTTTTAAAAATTTATTATAGTTAGGTTGAAAAGCAGCTGTAATATAATTATTAACTAATTTAAGTTTCTGCTCAAATTGTTCATCTTCACTTAAACGATCATAACCGAAAGGTAATAAAGAACCAGTTGTACCATCAGCATGTACTGCATTAGATTCCGCAATTCTTAATTCTTTCTTTGCATTGTTAAAATTGCTTTCAAGACTTGAAGAACTGTTTGGATCAAAGCCTTTTGATGCTACATGAACAGCCTTAACAGAAGCTTTAACAGCTTCTTTAGGCACAACTTCTAAAGCAGCTTCTTTACGTACGCTAGTATTGTTTTTTAACACAAATTCTACTACGCCTTTATCGCCAACTACAGGAACAGCTACACCGCCTTTACTTTCTTTAACTGCGCAAACTTGGCCTTTTTCAAACGTAAATTTATTGCTATTTTCACCAACAAATTTAACTACAAGCTCTTCTGAGGTTGGGTCAACAACAGATTTTTTGTTGTCTTCTAGTTCGATTTCTATTGTAGGATTTGCACAGCCAAATTGTGGGATAGAAAGCTTTTCGTTAACATGAAGTGTTTTAACTTTACTTGCATCAAAAGCTTTAAGAGCTTCTGGTTTACCAGTTTCCTCTTTTCCACCTTTACCCGCAACATCAGGATCTGTCGTTTTACCTGTAGTAACCTTTTCATCTTTTTTATCGTTACTGCTACCGCCGCAAGAAGTGACAGCAAGTGCAACCAAGCTTAAGCTCAGTGCAGAAAGTTTTACAGAATTCTTCAACTTCATTTGAATCTCCTAAATTAAGAAGTGAAATTTAAAAACAAATAACAAGATACACACACAAAATTGTGTATGAATTTTAATTTTTTAAAGTACTGTTAATGGAACAAAGGCGTATGGAATTACATAGGCGTCTCCACAACGTTAATGTAGAATTTCAAAATTTTAAAAAACTGCGAAATTTACATTTAGCAAATTGCAATTTTTCATTACTATAATATTAAAAAAATTTTTGTCAAAAAAATACTATAAATTTTACAAATGAAATTATGAAATTTCAATAAGTTAACAATATACTTATAAAAAAATTAAAAAAAACCAAGTTGGTAAGCTATATTAAAAAAAATTACATTAATATTATTTGGTTAAAAAAATTGCTTTTTAAAAATATCAAATTATATTGTTTTATAAAATTTTGTAATTGGGTGTCTATTTTAAAAATTACAATAATTAATTTAATATGTTAAAAATTATTTATTGTAATTTTTTTAAATAACAGAATTTACAAAAAAAATTTTTATTTTTACAATTGTTTATTAAACTATAAAAATACTTTTTGTGTTTTTTTAACAAAAAATTTTTAGGAGTAATTTGTTAAACAAACAGAAAAAGATAGTTTGCCAATTTGTCTTCTTGAGTTGCTCCCGGAGAGTTTTGTATTCCATTTGTTAACGCAGACAACGCACTGACAATAAAATTACCGCTCCCATTGCTTAAAGAATTTGCGTAATTTAATGAGTTGAGAATTTGTGTTAGCTGTGCCGGTGCCACAACCCCTCCTCCTTGCAAAATGTTGACTGCATCAATAATTTGTAAAAACAAATAAACAGACGCAAACATGTAATGCTGAAATTGCATATCTGAAGTTTTATTGAGAACAGGTATTAAATCCATTGTGCTATTTGCTAAAGCATTTTGTGTCAGCACTGTTGCTGTAGGAGTTGGCAATAATAATTTTGCAAAACCGATGGGGTTGGTGTTAGGGTCGGCATTGAGTGAAAATACTTTTACCACTAAAATTTGATATAAAATAATATTTCCTTGTGCCGCGTAACAGGCCGCAAGCAACGAAACAGCAATATAATTTGTTGGGTTTGCGGCAATTTCTTGTTGTAACTTTGTTTGCGCATCACTGTAGCGACCCTGCTCCATGTCGGCCTTAGCCAGATTTTGCAATGATACAATACTGCTTGAAAAAATATTTTGTTGTGTGCACGCAAGCATTCCAAAAGGTACCAAAAGTAACACTACAAAAAAGGCCAAAAGGTTGCGAGTCATAGTTCATACCCCAACGTTAAAAAATAAATGGTACGCGGAGAAAGCCCAGGCGACGCTCCCAAATCTGTGGTGTAAGTTCCTGCTTCGATACGTGCCACAAACAAGTTGAGCACCATGCCATACGAGGGCCAGCCTTGTAGCAATCCGTAGCCAAAGGCTATCCATTTGGTGATAATCAGCTTGCACCCCATATACATTTTTTTAGACAGCGGCTCATTGTAAACATTGGTGAGGTCGCGGTAATCGGCGGCACAATGCAAGGCGTTGCTATTATCATGCAGGGTAAGACCTATGCCTGCATGGTAGGTTTGTAGCCATGGAGGATTGCTTCCCGAAAACGTGGTGTTGCCAAAATCGGTAACCACTCCTGCAACGCGCACATCAAAATGCTTGCTTCTGACTTGTAAGGTTGCGCCAAAATCGGTGGCAATGCCGCTGCCTTGCGTTAAACTATTTTTTAATTTGTTTAACCCTTGATTTAAATTAGACAAATCGCCCACCGAAAGGGTGGTGTCAATTTGCGTATTGTAAATATATTTAGGCGATATCCCAATTGATAAATAATCGCTCAGCGTGGTGCCCGCACTCAATACAACCCCTGCATACGAGTTGCTTTTAACACTCAGTTCGGGCAACCCAATTGAGCCAAACTTTTCGCCATACATCGAAAAATTAAAAGACGACAAACCCCCAATTCCAACATAAGAAGTGAGCAAACCAAGTGCCGTGGCATTATTAAGATATGCAGGTTTATCAAAAATATTTTGCAAAATATTGCTTGCAATGTTGTTGGCAGAAGAACTCTCCAACACACTTTTGACAATATTTAAACTGCCTTCGCTCACTGCAAACGTGTTTTTGCCATAAAACGATCGCCAAATGCCATCGCCAATGGGAATTAAGCTTGGGTTGGCAAAAATCACTCCTTCTTGGGTTGCTCGTGTCAGGCTTGCCCCACCGCTCGCGAGATCAAACCCATTTTGATAGAGAGGTGCCGATTTTTTTAGGCTCGAGGTATTTTGTGCAATGCTTTGTTGAGACATGGTGACACCAAGCACTCCAAATACAATTTGCAGCAAACCATAAAGCACAAAATAATTGTTATATTTTAAACTCATACACATTGCATCGCTTGTTTTAACCAGCTCTTCCCAATACAAATTCGTAAAATGCGTGTAAACGTAAATCGGAATATAAGCAGTTAAAATGATGAAAGGAGTTTTTGACTATGACCCCTCCCCACAATGTAAAGCCAAACAACCGCAGCCCGTTGGCATCAATTGTTGGCTATTGCGGCATAGTGCCAAAGCTTGCGCCTTCGGTGTTTTTAGCCGATGGCGCACGAGTGATTGGCAGTGTGTCAATGCAAGAAAACTGTAGTGTGTGGTTTAACGCGGTCGTCCGCGGCGATGTCAACAGCATTGTGATTGGCGCCAACACCAATATTCAAGACAACGCCATTGTGCACTGTACCTACAGCAAATTTTCAACAACCATTGGACAAAATGTGAGCATTGGGCATTTGGCAATTGTGCATGGCTGCATCGTTGAAGATGGCTGCCTGATTGGAATGGGCGCCACCGTCATGGACGGGGCGGTTGTTGGCAAAGAAAGTATTATTGGAGCCGGCAGCATTGTCACTCAAGGGGTAAAAATTCCTCCCCGTAGTTTGGCAATAGGCGCACCTGCAAAAGTAATTCGACAAGTCACCGACAAAGAATACGAAAGCATATTAGCAACCACTTACCGTTATATCGAATATGCCAATGGGTATAACTTTAACCTTGGTGGTGCGTGATCCTAAAACACAAAGGCCATGTTTTATGCACAATTTACTTCCAAGCAAGCTCGGCAAATTAAAAATTGTGTGTGCGTTGCCTTTATTTTCTAATTCTATTTGTATTAAAAAACAGTCGGCAGCAGAACATGGCTTTACGCAAATTGTATTAAACATGATTTTAGCCCCACATTTGCAATTTTCGGTGGCAGAACAATGCGACTTTTTAGAATTGGCAATTTTTTGTGAGCTTCCTAAAGCGTATTTAGGCGATTCCAATATGTGGGTGCAACAGCAACATGCCAATTTAAAAAGCAGTTACGAGAGCACCAAAAGCAAATATTGGCTCGAAACCGAAAAGTCTTTTGGGCTCGAAACCTCTCGCTGTGCCAATTTGTACGGCTTACTTGCTATTGTCGAATCGTTTGCCTCGATGTTGTTTATTGAAAAAGAATGTTTGCTTGGCAATCAATACTTTGCACAAGAGCGCTACAAAACCCAGTATGATACATACCGCAGGTTGGTGCTTGCCCACGACAACATGGCCAAAACGCATCCATGTAGCAATCACAACCCCCCTCTGCACACCGTTGCTGTCAATTGGGAACATGCAGTGTATTTGCTGGATAGCATTTACTCCGAAGCCTTTCGCGCCTTGCGCGAAGAAGGCATTGCAGGATTTACCTGCACCTTTTTAGGAGTGGTCGAAAAGCTTAAAGAACATCCGTTATTTAAGGGTTGGAGTTCGCATTTTCCAGAAAGCGTGGGCGAGCATACGTTTCAGGTTGTGTTTTTGTGTCGGTTGCTTGCAAGCAAACTCAGTTTACCCGTAAAGCTTCGGGTGCAGTTGTATCATGTGGCGGTGTTGCATGGACTTGCAGAAGTGTATGCCCGCGAGGTGGTTTACCCAGTGCATTTTAAGGAGCGCGAGGTCACCAAGTTGCATCATTCTATTGAGCAAAAGCTTATTACACGCATTTGCGAGCGGTTTCGCTTAACGTTAACAAACGATCCGCGTTTGCTTGCAATTGTGGATATTTGTGATCACTTTGTCACACAATTGTACTGCGACCGCGAAGTGCGCAGTGGTAACGTTCAATTTAAGATTTTGCAAAATACTCTCAATATCAAACACGAGCTGTATGTAAAAGATTTTCCAGAAGTGTTTCATGCTCTTGATGATTTGTGGCTTGAGTACGCCAGCAACTTTTAATTTTTTAGATTGCCGCTTGCAAAGCATTCTCGAAAGCGTTATAGCTGTTTTCCTCCTAGGGTGCTGTGGCGGAGCGGCTACGCAAACGATTGCAAATCGTTTATACATCGGTTCAAATCCGATCGGCACCTCCATTTTGTTTGCTTGCAGTTAATTTCCTGTCTAAAAAATCTAAAAATTGCTTAAACTCAGCTTTATGAAACAAAACCTCTTCATTTATTAAAATTAAAACTTTTGAAAATAAACAAAAAATCGGCATTTTTTTAATAATATTCAATTATATTAAAATTAGAGTAAGCAAAAAAATCATGATATTTTTGGGTGATTTGTAATAGAAAATAAACATTAATTTTGTATTACAAATTAAATTCTAAGGAAGGAAAACGCAAAAATAATGCCTTATTATTATAAAACACAAATTAATAAAATTAAACAATTAAAAACTATAAATATCAATAAAAATAATGAAGAAAAATATCAAAATTTTGCTTTTGTAGCATTATTTTTTAAATTTGTAAAAGAAGAGTACTTTTTTTCTAGTGATTTTGAAAATTTTAATAGCTATTTAAATAAAAATGATGAACTATTTAACACTTATCTTTTAAATATTTGTGCCCTACAAAAAGAAATTCTTAGTAATTTATTACAAAATACAAGTAGTTATCTTAAAGAGTACAAAGAACTCATTAAACAAACAGTAACAAGCCCTAATACTTTTGTTGAAAATGCTTATTTATATTCTCACAAAGATTTTTCTTTTGTACGATACCTCATATCTGATGTAGAAAATTTTAAAAGAAACTCAGGCTTTATAGAAGACAAACAAGAAAGCACTTATTGTCATTTTTATTTTATTCAAGAAGTGACTGGAAAAAGAAACTCCTATGGAATATTTGCTTTTAAAAAATATGATAACAGATTTTTTGTTTTGTATGATCCGCATTCTGGAATTAAAGAATACTCGTTTCAAGAAATTGCAATTTTTGAAGATGACTTTAAAAATATTATTAAAACAAACAACAATAGTTACTGCTCATTTAAAATTAAATTTATTGCAAATAAAAAAGTTTTTTTTAATACTAAAGAAAATTTTTTAAAACATTTAATTTATGTAAGCACAAAAAAATATTTAAACTCTATTAAAGACAATATAGTAAAATATAATTTAGGCATTGGAATTAATAATAAAGAGTATCATTTTGTTATTAATTATATTAAACTTTACACTAAAAAAACCGTAACAAACGATATAGAAATTTTAAATTTATTTTTTGAAAATTTTTACATCTTTTTAGAAAACTTGGTAAAAGAAAATTATACTATTCAAAAAACAAGTTTTTGGTTATTTTTTATGCTTGAATATTTTTATTTAAACGAAAATTATATATATTTTAAAGACTCATCAAAATTGTGTAATTCAAATATTGATTCTAACATTAAAGAAAATGTGCATAATCTTATTTATGATAAAATCAAAACTTCAAA
This region of Spirobacillus cienkowskii genomic DNA includes:
- a CDS encoding tetratricopeptide repeat protein: MTRNLLAFFVVLLLVPFGMLACTQQNIFSSSIVSLQNLAKADMEQGRYSDAQTKLQQEIAANPTNYIAVSLLAACYAAQGNIILYQILVVKVFSLNADPNTNPIGFAKLLLPTPTATVLTQNALANSTMDLIPVLNKTSDMQFQHYMFASVYLFLQIIDAVNILQGGGVVAPAQLTQILNSLNYANSLSNGSGNFIVSALSALTNGIQNSPGATQEDKLANYLFLFV
- a CDS encoding gamma carbonic anhydrase family protein yields the protein MTPPHNVKPNNRSPLASIVGYCGIVPKLAPSVFLADGARVIGSVSMQENCSVWFNAVVRGDVNSIVIGANTNIQDNAIVHCTYSKFSTTIGQNVSIGHLAIVHGCIVEDGCLIGMGATVMDGAVVGKESIIGAGSIVTQGVKIPPRSLAIGAPAKVIRQVTDKEYESILATTYRYIEYANGYNFNLGGA
- a CDS encoding YfbR-like 5'-deoxynucleotidase yields the protein MHNLLPSKLGKLKIVCALPLFSNSICIKKQSAAEHGFTQIVLNMILAPHLQFSVAEQCDFLELAIFCELPKAYLGDSNMWVQQQHANLKSSYESTKSKYWLETEKSFGLETSRCANLYGLLAIVESFASMLFIEKECLLGNQYFAQERYKTQYDTYRRLVLAHDNMAKTHPCSNHNPPLHTVAVNWEHAVYLLDSIYSEAFRALREEGIAGFTCTFLGVVEKLKEHPLFKGWSSHFPESVGEHTFQVVFLCRLLASKLSLPVKLRVQLYHVAVLHGLAEVYAREVVYPVHFKEREVTKLHHSIEQKLITRICERFRLTLTNDPRLLAIVDICDHFVTQLYCDREVRSGNVQFKILQNTLNIKHELYVKDFPEVFHALDDLWLEYASNF